The bacterium genome has a window encoding:
- a CDS encoding O-antigen ligase family protein: MPTNTQIEKVLKALIFIGLFGILFIPFLVDRSMFFPFITGKGFTFRIIVEIIAALWIVLFLLNKQYRPKFSWIFGALLAFLVSLSISAIFSENPSKSFWSNYERMEGLITILHLVVFFAVMSSVLSTQKLWIRFFNTSLVASLGIAIYGVLQLMGKFPINQGGVRVDATFGNATYLAIYLVFHIFIALFLLIRTRGNSLRLAYGLLIPLLLFVLYETQTRGAILGLIGGIFLSACLVVFKEKENKILRNISLGIIGGLIFLVLGFITIKDSAFVKNNPTLVRFAEISLSNTPNQARYYVWPMAIKGFLERPIFGWGQESFNYVFNKHYDPRMYNQETWFDRTHNAALDWLVAGGIFGSVLYLSLFWLGIKYLWRVQTLSSSDKSILTGLFAAYFFHNLFVFDNLTSYLMFFSVLAFIHSLAAKDWDLFSFDVKERGIQTTSAVTAILLLFILYTANIIPIQTNKALIQAISPQKDSNFGLNLEYFKKALAYNSFGSPEIREQLSLTATTLVRNPSIPNDIKVQFANLSAQELEKHLALTPNDTRYQLFAAVSFNAFGSYDKGKQYATQATQSSPKKQTAYFELGTSYLGKKEYDKSLEVFKTAYELEPSFLTAKIIYAMGAIYAGDKKLEQELLVSLPQEVLYFDNRILQAYAAKGEYVRALEILGKRIELDPQDTGNRLSRAGIYLQIGNRSLAIADIEEVIQLNPEFKNQGEYYINEIRAGRNP, from the coding sequence ATGCCTACGAATACACAAATCGAAAAAGTACTAAAAGCCCTTATTTTTATCGGTCTGTTTGGCATTCTCTTTATTCCGTTTTTGGTTGACCGTTCAATGTTCTTTCCGTTTATCACTGGTAAGGGTTTTACGTTTAGGATTATTGTAGAAATAATCGCCGCGCTATGGATTGTCCTTTTTCTGCTTAATAAACAATATCGTCCGAAATTTTCGTGGATTTTCGGTGCGCTTCTCGCTTTTCTTGTTTCTCTTTCAATATCGGCAATTTTTTCAGAAAATCCATCAAAAAGTTTCTGGAGTAACTATGAGCGAATGGAAGGTCTCATAACTATTCTTCACCTGGTTGTATTTTTTGCGGTCATGAGTAGTGTGTTGTCTACCCAAAAGCTATGGATAAGATTTTTTAATACGTCTTTGGTCGCGAGTTTGGGGATTGCGATATACGGGGTATTGCAACTTATGGGGAAATTTCCCATCAACCAGGGAGGTGTGCGCGTGGACGCAACGTTTGGCAATGCGACGTATTTGGCAATTTATCTTGTCTTTCATATTTTTATTGCACTCTTTCTTCTCATAAGAACCCGCGGTAACTCACTTCGTTTGGCGTATGGGCTTTTAATCCCCTTGCTTCTTTTTGTTCTCTACGAGACTCAAACGAGAGGCGCTATTCTTGGTCTTATCGGAGGAATTTTTCTTTCCGCTTGCTTGGTTGTGTTTAAGGAAAAAGAAAACAAAATTCTCCGAAATATTTCCCTAGGAATTATCGGAGGGCTTATCTTCCTTGTTCTCGGTTTTATAACGATAAAAGATTCGGCTTTTGTTAAAAATAATCCTACCCTTGTTCGGTTTGCGGAAATTTCTTTAAGCAATACACCCAATCAAGCTCGTTATTATGTCTGGCCGATGGCGATAAAAGGTTTCCTTGAGCGTCCGATTTTTGGGTGGGGACAAGAAAGCTTTAACTACGTATTCAACAAACATTATGACCCGCGAATGTATAACCAAGAGACTTGGTTTGACCGTACCCACAACGCCGCCCTTGATTGGTTGGTTGCCGGAGGAATTTTCGGATCGGTCCTTTACCTTTCTCTTTTTTGGTTGGGTATAAAGTATCTTTGGAGGGTACAAACCCTGTCCTCAAGTGACAAAAGCATTCTCACCGGTTTGTTTGCCGCCTATTTTTTCCACAATCTTTTCGTTTTTGATAATTTGACAAGTTATCTCATGTTTTTCTCCGTTCTTGCTTTTATCCACTCCCTTGCGGCCAAGGATTGGGACCTCTTTTCTTTTGATGTAAAAGAACGGGGTATACAAACAACTTCCGCTGTTACTGCAATTCTTTTGTTATTCATACTGTACACCGCAAACATTATTCCGATTCAAACAAATAAGGCGCTGATACAAGCGATCTCACCTCAAAAAGACAGCAACTTTGGTCTCAACCTTGAATATTTCAAAAAGGCCCTCGCGTATAACTCATTTGGCAGTCCGGAAATCCGTGAGCAGCTTTCGTTAACTGCGACAACTCTTGTACGGAACCCGTCAATTCCAAACGATATTAAGGTCCAATTTGCAAATTTGTCCGCCCAAGAACTCGAAAAACACCTTGCCCTTACTCCAAACGATACTCGTTATCAACTTTTTGCCGCGGTCTCGTTTAATGCATTCGGCAGTTATGATAAAGGGAAACAGTATGCAACGCAGGCAACGCAATCTTCGCCTAAAAAACAAACCGCATATTTTGAACTTGGCACTTCCTACCTTGGGAAAAAGGAGTATGACAAATCTCTTGAAGTTTTTAAAACCGCTTACGAACTCGAGCCCTCTTTCCTGACAGCAAAAATCATTTACGCAATGGGTGCCATTTATGCCGGTGATAAAAAACTTGAACAAGAGCTCCTTGTCTCTCTTCCGCAAGAAGTGCTGTATTTTGACAACCGAATTTTACAAGCATACGCCGCAAAAGGAGAGTACGTCCGTGCCCTTGAAATATTGGGAAAAAGAATCGAACTTGACCCTCAGGATACGGGTAATCGTCTTTCACGGGCCGGTATTTATTTGCAGATTGGAAACCGATCTCTGGCTATTGCAGATATTGAAGAGGTGATACAACTGAATCCGGAATTCAAAAATCAGGGTGAGTACTACATAAATGAAATTAGGGCAGGTAGAAATCCCTAG
- the gmd gene encoding GDP-mannose 4,6-dehydratase has protein sequence MVGKTKMTPKSKTSSPKKALITGITGQDGSYLAELLLEKGYEVHGLIRRASAFNTSRIDHLYRDPHINGIKMYLHYGDLSDGSNLNRVLEKIHPDEIYHLGAQSHVRVSFDIPEYTGDVTGLGTLRILDAIRDTGIQTRFYQASSSEMFGNASEIPIKETTPFYPRSPYGCAKVYAYWITRNYRESYNLFATNGILFNHESPRRGETFVTRKITRGLARIKLGIDNKLFLGNLDAKRDWGYAKDYVYGMWLMLQHKTPDDFILATNETHSVREFVEEVGKYLNMSIVWKGKGLNEKGIDEDTGKVIIEIDQKYFRPAEVDILLGDYSKARKKLGWKPKTKFKELAKLMTEADFEEERKEVGLEHE, from the coding sequence ATGGTAGGAAAAACAAAAATGACCCCTAAAAGTAAAACTTCTTCCCCTAAAAAAGCTCTTATTACGGGTATTACCGGACAAGATGGCTCGTATCTCGCCGAACTGCTACTGGAAAAGGGATATGAGGTCCATGGTCTCATACGGCGCGCGAGCGCATTTAACACAAGCCGCATTGATCATTTATACAGGGACCCTCATATTAATGGTATAAAAATGTACTTACACTACGGGGACCTTTCTGATGGAAGCAATTTGAATAGAGTTCTTGAAAAGATACATCCTGATGAAATCTATCATCTTGGAGCTCAAAGTCATGTGAGGGTCAGTTTTGATATACCCGAGTATACAGGGGATGTAACCGGTCTTGGAACACTTCGCATTCTTGATGCGATACGGGATACCGGTATACAGACACGGTTTTACCAAGCGTCATCCAGTGAGATGTTTGGCAACGCTTCAGAAATACCGATTAAAGAAACGACACCCTTTTATCCCCGCTCACCCTACGGCTGCGCCAAAGTATACGCATACTGGATAACGAGAAATTATCGGGAAAGCTACAATCTGTTCGCCACAAACGGCATTTTATTCAATCACGAATCCCCACGTCGCGGGGAAACTTTTGTGACAAGGAAAATTACGCGTGGGCTCGCGCGCATTAAGCTTGGGATAGACAATAAACTTTTCTTGGGCAATCTTGACGCGAAGCGGGATTGGGGATACGCGAAAGATTATGTATACGGTATGTGGCTTATGCTGCAACACAAAACTCCTGATGATTTCATTTTAGCTACCAATGAAACTCATAGTGTTCGAGAATTCGTTGAGGAAGTAGGAAAATATCTCAATATGAGTATTGTATGGAAAGGAAAGGGTCTCAATGAGAAAGGTATTGATGAAGACACCGGAAAAGTGATTATAGAAATAGACCAAAAATATTTCAGACCCGCAGAAGTTGATATTTTACTGGGAGACTACTCAAAAGCAAGAAAAAAACTTGGATGGAAACCAAAAACAAAATTCAAAGAACTTGCCAAATTGATGACCGAGGCGGACTTTGAAGAAGAACGTAAAGAAGTAGGCTTGGAACATGAATAA
- a CDS encoding GDP-L-fucose synthase, with translation MNKNSKIYVAGHRGLVGGAITRALQKKGYNNLLLRTREELNLLDQKTVQEFFEKECPEYVFLAAAKVGGIMANKTLPAEFIYENLTIQNNVIEASHSTSVKKMLFLGSSCIYPKLAPQPIKEEYILTGPLEETNEMYAVAKIAGLMMCQAYHSQYGNNFISVMPTNLYGPNDNFNLKSAHVLPALIRKFHEARITGKKEVEVWGTGTVRREFLHVDDVADACLFLMEHYDKPEIINIGTGEDVSIQELAKLIQEIIGFSGQIVWDRSKPDGTPRKLLDVSKINSLGWKHKIPLKQGLAMTYEWYKNQNSK, from the coding sequence ATGAATAAGAATTCAAAAATTTATGTTGCGGGACATCGAGGACTTGTCGGGGGAGCGATTACCCGCGCCCTTCAAAAGAAAGGGTACAATAATCTTCTTCTACGCACTCGTGAGGAATTAAATTTACTCGACCAAAAGACAGTGCAGGAGTTCTTTGAGAAAGAGTGCCCGGAATATGTATTCCTTGCCGCGGCAAAGGTTGGAGGAATTATGGCAAATAAGACCTTGCCCGCGGAGTTCATCTATGAAAATCTTACGATTCAAAATAATGTTATCGAAGCATCACACTCTACATCTGTAAAAAAAATGCTTTTTCTTGGAAGCTCCTGTATCTATCCAAAACTCGCTCCTCAACCAATTAAAGAAGAATATATCCTCACAGGGCCTCTTGAGGAAACTAATGAGATGTACGCTGTCGCAAAAATTGCGGGTCTTATGATGTGCCAAGCTTATCACAGCCAGTATGGAAACAATTTTATTTCTGTTATGCCGACAAATCTTTATGGCCCGAACGATAATTTTAATCTTAAAAGTGCCCATGTCCTTCCGGCATTAATACGAAAATTTCATGAGGCACGTATCACCGGAAAAAAAGAAGTGGAGGTATGGGGTACTGGCACAGTTCGACGCGAGTTTCTTCATGTTGACGATGTGGCGGACGCTTGTCTTTTTCTGATGGAACACTACGACAAGCCGGAAATAATAAACATTGGCACAGGAGAAGATGTGTCCATACAGGAACTTGCCAAACTTATACAAGAAATCATCGGCTTTTCTGGTCAAATTGTGTGGGACCGCAGTAAACCCGACGGCACCCCAAGAAAACTACTTGATGTGTCTAAAATCAATTCACTGGGCTGGAAACATAAGATACCGCTTAAACAAGGACTTGCCATGACGTATGAGTGGTATAAAAACCAAAATTCCAAATGA
- a CDS encoding helix-turn-helix domain-containing protein has product MDEEIKSHAVYTTEETRKLLKISNSTIKRLLKKGLIKANKVGGQYRILGKEILRVISPNLEKKATTSYMGFKRKVVNKINKW; this is encoded by the coding sequence ATGGATGAGGAAATAAAATCTCACGCTGTGTACACAACTGAAGAAACCCGTAAACTTCTCAAAATAAGCAACAGCACAATCAAGCGCCTTTTAAAGAAGGGACTTATTAAAGCGAACAAAGTAGGGGGTCAGTATCGGATTCTGGGAAAAGAAATCCTTCGCGTCATTTCTCCCAATTTAGAAAAGAAAGCAACAACATCATATATGGGTTTTAAGAGAAAAGTCGTGAATAAAATAAATAAGTGGTAA
- a CDS encoding ABC transporter ATP-binding protein has translation MKFLHPFTLPIGTIRSVFAIFPKAFKGYGSRIFMLATLGFLVGIFEGIGITALAPLFYFFNGETEPPTDLVSETIARLFSFLHLPFSLPAILIFIVSLFILKFITSVFYTYFLTRIQTGYELKTVHNLLKNTLEANWPYLVNQKLGKLETLVKIDTHYCGEMLQATSRILMMFATLFAYLLLSLNISQAVTAGAFVFGAVVLFLYKPLFSFARSISRHISELNVSIAHHINESLIGLKTIKALGAEEKVILRGNDLFNRLRNKQLRLTLFSKITTESLQPLSMVFLSIIIAFAFYRTSYNLGALAALVYLIQHIFQHIQSIQGMAQNISTVIPYVENMTSYIGETQRARENYASAENESVSFSKSISFKSVAFSYVERKQVINKISFSLKKGEMVGFIGPSGAGKTTIFDLFLRFLVPTEGEILIDDKNISSLGISAWRKNLSYVSQDVFLLNDTISNNIKFFDDSVTEKDVHTAARLAEIYDFIETLPEKFDTQVGERGALLSVGQRQRIALARALARKPEILLLDEATSALDNESEQRIQKAIENLRGNMTILVIAHRLSTVLNTDRLLVIEKGKIVEEGSPQALLKDKETYFHKVHNLRT, from the coding sequence ATGAAGTTTCTTCACCCGTTCACACTTCCTATAGGAACGATACGGTCGGTATTTGCTATTTTCCCCAAGGCTTTTAAGGGGTATGGTTCCAGAATTTTTATGCTGGCAACGTTGGGGTTTCTTGTGGGAATTTTTGAAGGTATCGGAATCACTGCGCTTGCTCCCCTCTTTTATTTTTTCAACGGAGAAACGGAACCACCGACAGATCTTGTATCCGAAACAATTGCGCGTCTTTTTTCCTTCCTGCATCTGCCATTTAGCCTGCCGGCAATTTTAATATTTATAGTTTCCTTATTCATCCTAAAATTCATAACTAGCGTATTTTATACATACTTTCTGACTCGCATTCAAACTGGCTATGAATTGAAAACCGTGCACAATCTTCTCAAAAACACCTTGGAAGCAAACTGGCCGTATCTTGTAAATCAAAAGTTAGGCAAACTTGAAACACTCGTCAAAATAGACACTCATTACTGTGGAGAAATGCTTCAGGCTACATCGCGAATCTTGATGATGTTTGCAACCCTTTTTGCATATCTTTTACTCTCCTTAAACATTTCTCAAGCCGTTACCGCTGGAGCATTTGTGTTTGGAGCTGTAGTTCTCTTTTTGTATAAACCGCTATTTTCCTTTGCTCGATCAATATCTCGCCATATCTCAGAGTTGAACGTTTCAATTGCCCACCACATAAACGAAAGCCTTATTGGACTAAAAACCATAAAGGCTCTTGGAGCAGAAGAAAAAGTCATATTACGAGGGAACGACCTCTTTAACCGGTTACGAAATAAGCAGCTCCGTCTCACGCTCTTTTCCAAAATCACCACAGAATCTTTACAGCCTTTGAGCATGGTTTTTTTGAGCATCATCATAGCCTTTGCATTTTACCGTACCTCATACAATCTTGGAGCGCTAGCCGCACTGGTATACCTCATTCAACATATTTTCCAACACATCCAAAGCATTCAGGGAATGGCTCAGAATATCAGCACAGTGATTCCTTACGTAGAAAATATGACTTCCTACATTGGAGAAACGCAAAGGGCTAGAGAGAATTATGCGTCTGCCGAGAATGAAAGTGTTTCGTTCAGCAAGTCAATCAGTTTCAAATCAGTGGCATTTTCCTATGTTGAGAGAAAGCAGGTTATCAATAAGATATCGTTTTCCTTGAAAAAGGGAGAGATGGTTGGCTTTATCGGCCCTTCGGGAGCGGGGAAAACAACTATTTTCGATCTTTTTCTTCGTTTTCTTGTCCCTACCGAGGGGGAGATCTTAATTGACGATAAAAATATAAGTTCATTGGGTATATCCGCGTGGCGGAAAAACTTGTCATATGTTTCCCAGGATGTATTCCTTCTCAACGACACCATATCCAATAACATTAAATTCTTTGATGACTCCGTGACAGAAAAAGACGTTCATACAGCCGCTAGATTAGCAGAAATTTACGATTTCATTGAAACGCTGCCGGAAAAATTTGATACGCAAGTGGGAGAAAGAGGCGCTCTGCTTTCTGTCGGACAACGACAACGCATCGCTCTTGCTCGCGCCCTTGCTAGAAAACCTGAAATTTTACTCCTTGATGAAGCTACAAGCGCCCTGGATAACGAATCAGAGCAGAGAATACAGAAAGCCATCGAAAATTTACGAGGTAATATGACCATACTCGTGATAGCCCATCGACTTTCAACCGTACTTAACACGGACAGACTTCTTGTAATAGAAAAAGGGAAAATTGTTGAAGAAGGCAGTCCCCAGGCCTTGCTTAAAGATAAGGAAACATATTTTCATAAGGTACACAATCTGAGAACCTAG
- a CDS encoding TylF/MycF/NovP-related O-methyltransferase, whose amino-acid sequence MIDHLKNIFRPITPKIVKKIYKFFRIDLEDYVLLPKRNLQYASDGLYTFNSADFRKDPLFKESYDLARKIDDDQLLSQNDIPWRMHVLYWAGNHAKNIPGDFIDCGVNTGFCPRSLMHYIGFKKLNKRYFLLDTFSGLDPKYSTEKELIGNKFYSTQTGLYEKVKKTFSGFNVSIIKGSVPDTLSQVKTPAICFLHLDMNAAAPELAALDFFWEKISKGGIVLFDDYGFKEHADQKKTQDVWAKKHNVEILSLPTGQGLLIKK is encoded by the coding sequence ATGATAGATCATCTTAAAAATATATTTCGACCAATAACACCAAAAATAGTCAAGAAAATCTATAAATTTTTCAGAATTGACTTGGAAGATTATGTTCTGTTACCAAAAAGGAACCTGCAGTACGCATCAGACGGGCTCTATACTTTTAATAGCGCGGATTTCAGAAAGGACCCTCTTTTTAAAGAATCGTATGATTTGGCCCGCAAAATCGATGACGATCAGCTGCTTAGCCAAAACGACATACCATGGAGAATGCATGTGCTGTATTGGGCAGGAAATCATGCAAAAAATATTCCGGGTGACTTTATTGACTGTGGAGTCAATACCGGGTTTTGTCCCCGCTCGCTCATGCATTACATTGGATTTAAAAAATTGAATAAGAGGTACTTTCTCCTCGACACTTTCTCCGGTCTTGACCCAAAGTACAGTACGGAAAAAGAACTGATTGGCAATAAATTTTATAGTACCCAGACAGGACTTTATGAAAAAGTGAAGAAGACATTTTCCGGTTTCAATGTCAGCATCATAAAAGGATCTGTCCCTGACACTCTTTCTCAAGTAAAAACACCCGCGATTTGCTTCTTGCACCTGGACATGAACGCTGCGGCTCCAGAACTAGCGGCTCTTGACTTTTTTTGGGAAAAAATTTCTAAGGGCGGAATAGTTCTCTTTGACGATTATGGTTTCAAGGAACATGCCGACCAAAAAAAGACACAGGATGTATGGGCAAAAAAACATAACGTAGAAATTCTTTCCTTACCTACAGGACAAGGTCTTCTTATTAAAAAATAA
- a CDS encoding CmcI family methyltransferase encodes MKQLLKKLIPLKLLVVYRFIKKQLRPVPEDEQVQFDALSIYNGHFNVTYKGIRTLKCPFDYVMYQMIITSLKPDLVIEIGTSYGGNALYIAELMDTIEHGKVHTIDIVGKSEVVHPRITFFKNGWEGYDLKETKKFSKILIIDDGSHMYEDVLSTLHKFASAVSVGSYYIIEDGIIDEIGKKFNGGPLRAIREFLPENKNFEVDRTYCDMFGKNATFNVNGYLKKIK; translated from the coding sequence ATGAAGCAGCTATTAAAAAAGCTTATCCCGTTAAAACTTCTTGTCGTCTATCGATTCATCAAAAAACAACTCCGCCCTGTTCCAGAAGATGAACAGGTTCAATTTGACGCTTTAAGCATATACAACGGCCACTTCAATGTAACGTACAAAGGCATTCGGACATTGAAATGCCCCTTTGATTACGTCATGTATCAGATGATCATTACTTCCCTTAAGCCCGATCTAGTCATCGAGATCGGAACCTCATATGGAGGCAACGCTCTCTATATTGCAGAGTTAATGGATACAATAGAGCATGGGAAAGTACATACTATTGATATTGTGGGAAAATCTGAGGTAGTGCATCCTCGTATCACATTTTTCAAAAACGGCTGGGAAGGATACGATTTAAAAGAAACAAAAAAATTCTCTAAAATTCTTATTATTGACGATGGTTCCCATATGTATGAGGATGTTTTGAGTACTTTACATAAGTTTGCTTCGGCCGTCTCCGTAGGCTCCTACTATATAATTGAGGATGGTATTATTGACGAAATCGGTAAAAAATTCAACGGTGGACCATTGAGGGCGATACGGGAATTTCTTCCGGAGAATAAAAATTTTGAAGTTGATAGAACATACTGCGACATGTTCGGCAAAAATGCGACGTTTAACGTGAACGGTTACTTAAAGAAAATCAAATAG
- a CDS encoding glycosyltransferase family 2 protein: protein MAKVFIGMATYNGERFLRKAIDSFLEQSFTDFTLFISDDGSKDRTPEICLEYAQKDKRVVFYRQEKNLGMFPNFKFTLDKADALYFMLASQDDFREKDFIQTCIENMEKRNIDVAMTGIADVDSYGRSMREMDISIFSGKPSVAQITRYVLQPEILGKCHFMYSLFKTSAMRKAWDIYPMRKEWGTDYHFSLAVVSHFDVYVDKRILFKKRPGGLTSPDALKGDSPDAVKRIIIKDPKNHMFPFGRFQQYFQGHMEALEGTPYRPLAALLLSLRLPRALYIHIRQRDIKKFIKKFFHIS from the coding sequence GTGGCAAAAGTATTTATCGGAATGGCGACATATAATGGAGAACGTTTTTTAAGAAAAGCGATTGATTCGTTCCTTGAGCAATCATTTACGGATTTTACTCTTTTTATCTCCGATGACGGCTCAAAAGACCGTACTCCTGAAATTTGCCTTGAATACGCGCAAAAAGATAAAAGGGTTGTGTTCTACAGGCAAGAAAAGAATCTGGGAATGTTTCCCAACTTCAAATTCACGCTTGATAAAGCTGATGCCCTTTATTTCATGCTTGCCTCCCAGGATGATTTCCGGGAAAAAGATTTCATACAGACCTGCATTGAGAATATGGAGAAGAGAAACATCGACGTTGCAATGACAGGTATAGCGGATGTAGACTCATACGGAAGGAGCATGCGGGAAATGGATATAAGCATATTTTCCGGAAAACCAAGTGTCGCACAGATAACCAGATACGTACTGCAACCGGAAATACTCGGGAAATGCCATTTCATGTATAGTCTTTTTAAGACTTCCGCAATGAGGAAAGCCTGGGATATATATCCGATGAGAAAAGAGTGGGGAACGGATTATCATTTCAGCTTGGCTGTCGTAAGCCACTTTGATGTATATGTAGATAAGAGAATTCTGTTCAAAAAACGGCCCGGAGGGCTTACAAGTCCGGACGCGCTCAAAGGAGACAGTCCTGATGCAGTCAAAAGAATCATTATTAAGGATCCGAAAAACCACATGTTTCCTTTCGGAAGATTCCAGCAGTATTTCCAGGGACATATGGAGGCCCTTGAAGGCACGCCGTACCGCCCACTTGCTGCATTATTGCTTTCCCTCCGCTTGCCGCGAGCCCTTTATATTCACATAAGACAGAGAGATATTAAAAAATTTATCAAAAAATTCTTCCACATATCATGA
- a CDS encoding DegT/DnrJ/EryC1/StrS aminotransferase family protein, which produces MKNAFLNEKDTKRALAGFIMKAGKLSMGEKCAEFEKAFAKKQHVKHAVLFNSGGSANLAMLQTAKNLGILKDGDQIAFSALTWATNVMPIIQLGMKPVAVDCEPTTLNSMSNHLVETLKKNKKIKAFFITNALGFAGDLGNIKKICKKNNIILFEDNCEGLGTELPEGKTGSFGLGASFSFFVAHHMSTIEGGMVVTDDDNFAEMLRIVRANGWDRNLETHQQKKWRSRHGVKSEFHSKYSFYDLGYNLRPTEITGFLGLYQLALLDAGLRIREENHNRLEKKLRENPDFIPLDRSHVKKLSPFAFVVICKTPELQEKYKTRFEKADIEVRPIISGNIQRQPFYRKYITAKIAYLPGAEFLHHNGFYCGNYPELTEKDIQTIENCLEIKQ; this is translated from the coding sequence ATGAAAAATGCATTTTTGAACGAAAAAGACACAAAGAGAGCTTTGGCTGGTTTTATTATGAAAGCAGGTAAATTAAGTATGGGAGAGAAATGTGCGGAATTTGAAAAAGCTTTTGCAAAAAAACAGCATGTCAAACACGCGGTTCTTTTTAACTCCGGCGGAAGCGCAAATTTGGCCATGCTTCAGACAGCAAAAAATCTTGGGATACTTAAAGACGGAGACCAAATTGCTTTCTCCGCGCTTACATGGGCAACAAACGTCATGCCTATTATCCAGCTTGGAATGAAACCTGTCGCCGTGGACTGCGAACCGACAACCTTAAATTCCATGTCCAATCATCTCGTAGAAACACTGAAAAAAAATAAAAAGATAAAAGCTTTCTTTATTACAAATGCGCTTGGTTTTGCCGGAGACTTGGGAAACATTAAAAAAATCTGTAAGAAAAACAACATAATCCTTTTTGAAGATAACTGCGAAGGACTCGGGACCGAGCTTCCCGAAGGGAAAACAGGGAGTTTCGGGCTTGGGGCAAGCTTTTCTTTCTTTGTTGCTCACCATATGTCCACGATTGAAGGAGGAATGGTGGTGACCGATGACGACAATTTCGCCGAAATGCTCCGTATTGTCCGCGCCAATGGTTGGGATAGAAACTTGGAAACTCATCAACAAAAGAAGTGGAGAAGCAGACACGGCGTTAAATCTGAATTTCACTCAAAATATTCCTTTTATGACTTGGGATACAATCTGCGGCCGACGGAAATAACAGGGTTCTTGGGTCTGTACCAACTGGCACTCTTAGATGCAGGTTTGAGAATTAGGGAAGAGAACCACAACCGTCTTGAGAAAAAATTAAGGGAAAATCCTGACTTTATACCTCTCGACAGAAGTCATGTAAAAAAACTATCCCCTTTTGCCTTTGTGGTTATATGTAAAACTCCCGAACTGCAGGAAAAATACAAAACCCGTTTCGAAAAAGCGGATATAGAAGTGCGTCCCATAATATCCGGAAATATTCAAAGACAGCCATTTTATAGAAAATATATCACAGCAAAAATAGCATACCTTCCAGGAGCGGAGTTTCTTCATCACAACGGTTTTTACTGCGGAAATTATCCGGAACTCACCGAAAAAGATATTCAGACCATAGAAAACTGTTTAGAAATAAAACAATAA
- a CDS encoding alpha-1,2-fucosyltransferase codes for MIIVNLIGGLGNQLFQYAVGKRVALVNQTELKLDISGFETYKLHAYSLQHFNIVEQIATSKEVAWFKKYQKKKGRIWFLYNRLIANDAIYIQERGFPLNQKVMDLKSPAYLDGYWQTEKYFKQIEDIIRKEFTVKDELTGRNKEVAEEIKKTSSVSLHVRRADYVTNARTNEHHGTCDSAYYNKAVSIIAEKVETPHFFVFSDDMDWAKKNIILNYPITYVDHNSAATNYEDLRLMSLCKHNIIANSSFSWWGAWLNNNPQKTIIAPQRWFLTDKMDTRDLIPNTWIKI; via the coding sequence ATGATAATAGTAAATTTAATTGGAGGATTGGGAAACCAGCTGTTTCAGTACGCCGTCGGGAAACGCGTCGCCCTTGTCAATCAAACGGAATTAAAACTTGATATTTCGGGCTTTGAAACATATAAACTTCACGCATACAGTCTTCAGCATTTTAATATCGTCGAGCAAATTGCAACGTCAAAGGAGGTCGCTTGGTTTAAAAAATATCAAAAGAAAAAAGGACGCATTTGGTTTTTATATAATAGACTCATTGCCAATGATGCTATATATATTCAGGAAAGGGGCTTCCCTCTTAATCAAAAGGTGATGGACTTGAAAAGCCCCGCATACTTGGACGGGTACTGGCAAACTGAAAAATATTTTAAACAGATTGAAGACATAATCCGCAAGGAGTTCACGGTAAAAGACGAACTGACCGGCAGAAATAAAGAGGTTGCGGAAGAAATCAAAAAGACGAGTTCAGTGAGCCTGCATGTCAGACGCGCCGACTATGTGACCAATGCGAGAACAAATGAGCACCATGGCACATGCGACTCTGCGTACTACAATAAAGCCGTTTCAATAATTGCGGAGAAAGTAGAGACTCCTCATTTTTTTGTTTTTTCAGACGATATGGATTGGGCTAAAAAGAATATTATTCTCAATTACCCCATCACGTACGTTGACCACAACAGTGCTGCTACAAATTATGAGGACTTGCGTCTGATGAGCTTGTGTAAGCACAACATTATCGCCAATAGTTCATTCAGCTGGTGGGGAGCGTGGTTAAATAATAATCCGCAAAAAACCATTATCGCGCCGCAGAGATGGTTCCTTACGGATAAAATGGATACGCGCGATTTGATACCCAATACCTGGATTAAAATATAA